A stretch of the Muntiacus reevesi chromosome 8, mMunRee1.1, whole genome shotgun sequence genome encodes the following:
- the PLA1A gene encoding phospholipase A1 member A isoform X1, whose product MPPDFWERCFWLWGLLLWLSVGSTGDAPPTPQMNCADFQNANLLRGTNLKVQFLLFTPSNPSCGQLVEESSDIQNSEFNATLGTKLVIHGFRALGTKPSWIDRFIGALLRAADANVIAVDWVYGSTAAYLSAVENVIKLGLEISRFLRKLLALGVSESSIHIIGISLGAHVGGMVGHFYNGQLGRITGLDPAGPEYTRASLEERLDPGDALFVEAIHTDTDNLGIRIPVGHVDYFINGGQDQPGCPTSIYAGYSYLICDHMRAVHLYISALENSCPLMAFPCTNYKDFLAGQCLDCFNPFLLSCPRIGLVEQGGVKIEPLPKEVKVYLMTTSMAPYCVHHSLVEFHLQEPRNKDTCITVTFLSSSVTSLVKVTIPRQQRVGKGVLAHPSPQCQINQVKLKLQASHRVWKKDQTTIIGRFCTAPLPVNDNKNMVCLPEPVNLKASETVSYDLKITCI is encoded by the exons ATGCCCCCAGACTTCTGGGAGAGATGCTTCTGGTTGTGGGGTCTCCTTTTGTGGCTCAGTGTTGGAAGTACAG gGGATGCACCTCCTACCCCACAGATGAATTGTGCTGACTTCCAGAATGCCAATCTCCTCCGAGGCACCAATCTCAAAGTCCAGTTTCTCCTCTTCACTCCTTCGAATCCCAGCTGTGGGCAGCTAGTGGAAGAAAGTAGTGACATCCAAAACTCTGAGTTCAATGCCACTCTAGGAACCAAGCTAGTTATCCATGGATTCAG GGCTTTAGGAACAAAGCCTTCCTGGATTGATAGATTCATTGGTGCCCTTCTGCGGGCAGCAGATGCTAACGTGATTGCTGTGGACTGGGTGTATGGCTCCACAGCGGCCTATTTATCAGCTGTGGAAAATGTGATTAAGCTGGGACTTGAGATCTCCCGTTTCCTCCGTAAACTCCTG GCGCTGGGTGTGTCAGAGTCCTCAATCCACATCATTGGCATCAGCCTGGGGGCCCATGTAGGGGGCATGGTAGGACATTTCTACAATGGCCAGCTGGGACGGATCACAG GCCTGGACCCTGCTGGACCGGAATACACCAGAGCCAGCCTGGAGGAGCGTCTGGACCCTGGGGATGCCCTCTTCGTGGAAGCCATCCACACAGACACGGACA ATTTGGGCATTCGGATTCCTGTCGGACACGTGGACTACTTCATCAATGGAGGCCAAGACCAGCCTGGCTGTCCCACTTCCAtttatgcag GCTACAGTTATCTGATCTGTGATCACATGAGGGCTGTACACCTCTACATCAGCGCTCTGGAGAATTCCTGTCCACTGATGGCCTTCCCTTGCACAAACTACAAGGACTTCCTTGCTGGACAGTGTCTGGATTGTTTCaacccttttcttctttcctgtccAAGAATCG GGCTGGTAGAACAAGGTGGTGTCAAGATAGAGCCACTTCCCAAGGAGGTGAAGGTCTACCTGATGACCACTTCCATGGCTCCGTATTGTG tgcatcaCAGCCTCGTGGAGTTTCACTTGCAGGAGCCAAGAAACAAGGACACCTGCATCACAGTCACTTTCCTTAGCAGCAGTGTCACCTCCTTGGTCAAGGTTACCAT ACCTAGACAGCAGCGTGTCGGAAAAGGAGTCCTAGCTCACCCCAGCCCTCAGTGTCAGATAAACCAGGTGAAACTCAAGCTTCAGGCTTCCCACCGGGTTTGGAAAAAAGACCAAACGACCATCATCGGGAGGTTCTGCACTGCTCCTCTGCCTGTCAATGACAA CAAAAATATGGTCTGCTTACCTGAGCCAGTGAACTTAAAAGCAAGTGAGACTGTTTCTTATGACCTGAAAATAACCTGTATATAG
- the PLA1A gene encoding phospholipase A1 member A isoform X2 gives MPPDFWERCFWLWGLLLWLSVGSTGDAPPTPQMNCADFQNANLLRGTNLKVQFLLFTPSNPSCGQLVEESSDIQNSEFNATLGTKLVIHGFRALGTKPSWIDRFIGALLRAADANVIAVDWVYGSTAAYLSAVENVIKLGLEISRFLRKLLALGVSESSIHIIGISLGAHVGGMVGHFYNGQLGRITGLDPAGPEYTRASLEERLDPGDALFVEAIHTDTDNLGIRIPVGHVDYFINGGQDQPGCPTSIYAGYSYLICDHMRAVHLYISALENSCPLMAFPCTNYKDFLAGQCLDCFNPFLLSCPRIGLVEQGGVKIEPLPKEVKVYLMTTSMAPYCVHHSLVEFHLQEPRNKDTCITVTFLSSSVTSLVKVTIPRQQRVGKGVLAHPSPQCQINQVKLKLQASHRVWKKDQTTIIGRFCTAPLPVNDKSGAPSGQRL, from the exons ATGCCCCCAGACTTCTGGGAGAGATGCTTCTGGTTGTGGGGTCTCCTTTTGTGGCTCAGTGTTGGAAGTACAG gGGATGCACCTCCTACCCCACAGATGAATTGTGCTGACTTCCAGAATGCCAATCTCCTCCGAGGCACCAATCTCAAAGTCCAGTTTCTCCTCTTCACTCCTTCGAATCCCAGCTGTGGGCAGCTAGTGGAAGAAAGTAGTGACATCCAAAACTCTGAGTTCAATGCCACTCTAGGAACCAAGCTAGTTATCCATGGATTCAG GGCTTTAGGAACAAAGCCTTCCTGGATTGATAGATTCATTGGTGCCCTTCTGCGGGCAGCAGATGCTAACGTGATTGCTGTGGACTGGGTGTATGGCTCCACAGCGGCCTATTTATCAGCTGTGGAAAATGTGATTAAGCTGGGACTTGAGATCTCCCGTTTCCTCCGTAAACTCCTG GCGCTGGGTGTGTCAGAGTCCTCAATCCACATCATTGGCATCAGCCTGGGGGCCCATGTAGGGGGCATGGTAGGACATTTCTACAATGGCCAGCTGGGACGGATCACAG GCCTGGACCCTGCTGGACCGGAATACACCAGAGCCAGCCTGGAGGAGCGTCTGGACCCTGGGGATGCCCTCTTCGTGGAAGCCATCCACACAGACACGGACA ATTTGGGCATTCGGATTCCTGTCGGACACGTGGACTACTTCATCAATGGAGGCCAAGACCAGCCTGGCTGTCCCACTTCCAtttatgcag GCTACAGTTATCTGATCTGTGATCACATGAGGGCTGTACACCTCTACATCAGCGCTCTGGAGAATTCCTGTCCACTGATGGCCTTCCCTTGCACAAACTACAAGGACTTCCTTGCTGGACAGTGTCTGGATTGTTTCaacccttttcttctttcctgtccAAGAATCG GGCTGGTAGAACAAGGTGGTGTCAAGATAGAGCCACTTCCCAAGGAGGTGAAGGTCTACCTGATGACCACTTCCATGGCTCCGTATTGTG tgcatcaCAGCCTCGTGGAGTTTCACTTGCAGGAGCCAAGAAACAAGGACACCTGCATCACAGTCACTTTCCTTAGCAGCAGTGTCACCTCCTTGGTCAAGGTTACCAT ACCTAGACAGCAGCGTGTCGGAAAAGGAGTCCTAGCTCACCCCAGCCCTCAGTGTCAGATAAACCAGGTGAAACTCAAGCTTCAGGCTTCCCACCGGGTTTGGAAAAAAGACCAAACGACCATCATCGGGAGGTTCTGCACTGCTCCTCTGCCTGTCAATGACAA
- the PLA1A gene encoding phospholipase A1 member A isoform X3 produces the protein MWDAPPTPQMNCADFQNANLLRGTNLKVQFLLFTPSNPSCGQLVEESSDIQNSEFNATLGTKLVIHGFRALGTKPSWIDRFIGALLRAADANVIAVDWVYGSTAAYLSAVENVIKLGLEISRFLRKLLALGVSESSIHIIGISLGAHVGGMVGHFYNGQLGRITGLDPAGPEYTRASLEERLDPGDALFVEAIHTDTDNLGIRIPVGHVDYFINGGQDQPGCPTSIYAGYSYLICDHMRAVHLYISALENSCPLMAFPCTNYKDFLAGQCLDCFNPFLLSCPRIGLVEQGGVKIEPLPKEVKVYLMTTSMAPYCVHHSLVEFHLQEPRNKDTCITVTFLSSSVTSLVKVTIPRQQRVGKGVLAHPSPQCQINQVKLKLQASHRVWKKDQTTIIGRFCTAPLPVNDNKNMVCLPEPVNLKASETVSYDLKITCI, from the exons atgt gGGATGCACCTCCTACCCCACAGATGAATTGTGCTGACTTCCAGAATGCCAATCTCCTCCGAGGCACCAATCTCAAAGTCCAGTTTCTCCTCTTCACTCCTTCGAATCCCAGCTGTGGGCAGCTAGTGGAAGAAAGTAGTGACATCCAAAACTCTGAGTTCAATGCCACTCTAGGAACCAAGCTAGTTATCCATGGATTCAG GGCTTTAGGAACAAAGCCTTCCTGGATTGATAGATTCATTGGTGCCCTTCTGCGGGCAGCAGATGCTAACGTGATTGCTGTGGACTGGGTGTATGGCTCCACAGCGGCCTATTTATCAGCTGTGGAAAATGTGATTAAGCTGGGACTTGAGATCTCCCGTTTCCTCCGTAAACTCCTG GCGCTGGGTGTGTCAGAGTCCTCAATCCACATCATTGGCATCAGCCTGGGGGCCCATGTAGGGGGCATGGTAGGACATTTCTACAATGGCCAGCTGGGACGGATCACAG GCCTGGACCCTGCTGGACCGGAATACACCAGAGCCAGCCTGGAGGAGCGTCTGGACCCTGGGGATGCCCTCTTCGTGGAAGCCATCCACACAGACACGGACA ATTTGGGCATTCGGATTCCTGTCGGACACGTGGACTACTTCATCAATGGAGGCCAAGACCAGCCTGGCTGTCCCACTTCCAtttatgcag GCTACAGTTATCTGATCTGTGATCACATGAGGGCTGTACACCTCTACATCAGCGCTCTGGAGAATTCCTGTCCACTGATGGCCTTCCCTTGCACAAACTACAAGGACTTCCTTGCTGGACAGTGTCTGGATTGTTTCaacccttttcttctttcctgtccAAGAATCG GGCTGGTAGAACAAGGTGGTGTCAAGATAGAGCCACTTCCCAAGGAGGTGAAGGTCTACCTGATGACCACTTCCATGGCTCCGTATTGTG tgcatcaCAGCCTCGTGGAGTTTCACTTGCAGGAGCCAAGAAACAAGGACACCTGCATCACAGTCACTTTCCTTAGCAGCAGTGTCACCTCCTTGGTCAAGGTTACCAT ACCTAGACAGCAGCGTGTCGGAAAAGGAGTCCTAGCTCACCCCAGCCCTCAGTGTCAGATAAACCAGGTGAAACTCAAGCTTCAGGCTTCCCACCGGGTTTGGAAAAAAGACCAAACGACCATCATCGGGAGGTTCTGCACTGCTCCTCTGCCTGTCAATGACAA CAAAAATATGGTCTGCTTACCTGAGCCAGTGAACTTAAAAGCAAGTGAGACTGTTTCTTATGACCTGAAAATAACCTGTATATAG